From the genome of Neodiprion pinetum isolate iyNeoPine1 chromosome 3, iyNeoPine1.2, whole genome shotgun sequence, one region includes:
- the LOC124214715 gene encoding lysosomal acid glucosylceramidase-like isoform X1, with the protein MLRCIFLLITCIYTARSIPCVHRDFGNNGTVCVCNATYCDSTPVSEVLDIGFYIRYSSSENGLRLDETRGVFRKECSPADADGFQLDLGTTFQPIHGFGGAFTDAASFNIRTLSPGAQENLLRTYFSKEGSNYNLGRVPIGGTDFSKRPYTYDDHEGDVLLKNFSLENEDLLYKIPLMKKALEINPEVKFFAAAWTAPPWMRTNHNYTGYGFLKRKYYQVYANYLVEFLNKYGDHGLEMWAMSTGNEPYIGTQSLSNYGSMVWLPKNLGKWIANNLGPTISKSKHNKTVILAYDDSRSRLDPFLNDIFKNKLARNYTAGIAIHAYEDATFSASVLGEIRQKYPGKFLIMTEFSAGNPQKDTGIVASASWQLAEMYILNIIENLKNWVTGWVDWNLALDKYGGPNWRQNFVNAPIIVNSEADEFYKQPTYYAITHFSKFIPPGSVRVGFVHGKKPVVAVAFKTPKNEIIVVMYNKGIADQSVTIYDPRRGQVRLQLPPKSIHTILYK; encoded by the exons ATGCTACGTTGCATCTTCTTACTGATCACGTGCATATACACAG CGCGAAGTATTCCTTGCGTACATCGTGATTTTGGAAACAACGGAACAGTCTGTGTATGCAACGCTACTTATTGCGACAGCACTCCCGTATCTGAGGTTCTAGACATTGGTTTCTACATCCGTTACTCATCAAGTGAAAACGGCTTGAGGCTTGACGAAACGCGTGGCGTTTTCAGGAAAGAATGCAGTCCTGCTGATGCAGATGGTTTTCAACTAGACCTCGGTACTACCTTTCAACCAATTCATGGCTTCGGAGGCGCGTTTACTGACGCAGCGAGCTTCAACATAAGAACATTGAGCCCTGGGGCTCAGGAAAATTTATTAAG GACATACTTCAGCAAGGAAGGTAGTAATTACAATTTAGGACGCGTACCAATTGGCGGAACTGACTTTTCTAAAAGGCCATACACGTACGATGATCACGAAGGTGATGTGctactgaaaaatttcagtctaGAAAACGAAGACTTACTCTACAAAATTCCATTGATGAAGAAAGCTTTAGAAATTAATCCGGAAGTTAAATTTTTTGCGGCAGCATGGACTGCTCCACCCTGGATGAGAACAAATCACAATTACACAGGTTACG gatttttgaaaagaaaatactatCAGGTATACGCCAACTATCTAGTGGAATTCTTGAACAAGTACGGAGATCATGGGCTGGAAATGTGGGCTATGTCAACGGGTAACGAACCCTATATTGGTACCCAAAGCTTATCTAACTATGGAAGTATGGTTTGGTTACCAAAAAACCTCGGCAAGTGGATAGCGAACAATCTGGGACCGACTATCAGCAAATCAAAGCATAACAAAACTGTGATTCTTGCTTACGACGACTCAAGATCGCGCCTGGATCCGTTCCtcaatgatatttttaaaaacaaattagcAAGGAATTACACAGCCGGTATTGCTATCCATGCGTACGAGGACGCCACGTTTTCCGCAAGCGTATTAGGCGAAATCCGTCAAAAGTATCCCGGAAAGTTTCTCATCATGACCGAGTTTTCCGCGG GGAATCCACAAAAAGACACTGGAATCGTTGCTTCGGCATCTTGGCAACTGGCAGAAATGTACATATTGAACATAATTGAA aatttgaaaaactgggtAACTGGTTGGGTGGACTGGAATCTCGCTCTTGACAAATATGGCGGACCAAATTGGAGACAAAACTTTGTGAATGCCCCGATTATTGTGAACTCGGAAGCTGACGAATTTTACAAGCAGCCAACGTATTACGCCATTACGCACTTCAGCAAGTTTATTCCACCAGGTTCTGTAAGGGTGGGATTTGTTCACGGAAAGAAACCGGTAGTGGCTGTAGCATTCAAGACACCGAAAAACGAGATCATTGTTGTGATGTATAACAA AGGTATAGCAGACCAAAGTGTGACTATCTATGATCCAAGGAGAGGACAGGTCCGTTTACAGTTGCCACCAAAATCAATTCACACTATACTATACAAATAA
- the LOC124214715 gene encoding lysosomal acid glucosylceramidase-like isoform X2, translating into MLRCIFLLITCIYTARSIPCVHRDFGNNGTVCVCNATYCDSTPVSEVLDIGFYIRYSSSENGLRLDETRGVFRKECSPADADGFQLDLGTTFQPIHGFGGAFTDAASFNIRTLSPGAQENLLRTYFSKEGSNYNLGRVPIGGTDFSKRPYTYDDHEGDVLLKNFSLENEDLLYKIPLMKKALEINPEVKFFAAAWTAPPWMRTNHNYTGYGFLKRKYYQVYANYLVEFLNKYGDHGLEMWAMSTGNEPYIGTQSLSNYGSMVWLPKNLGKWIANNLGPTISKSKHNKTVILAYDDSRSRLDPFLNDIFKNKLARNYTAGIAIHAYEDATFSASVLGEIRQKYPGKFLIMTEFSAGNPQKDTGIVASASWQLAEMYILNIIEVCKNTIEYLSVQRPVRYEIKFEKLGNWLGGLESRS; encoded by the exons ATGCTACGTTGCATCTTCTTACTGATCACGTGCATATACACAG CGCGAAGTATTCCTTGCGTACATCGTGATTTTGGAAACAACGGAACAGTCTGTGTATGCAACGCTACTTATTGCGACAGCACTCCCGTATCTGAGGTTCTAGACATTGGTTTCTACATCCGTTACTCATCAAGTGAAAACGGCTTGAGGCTTGACGAAACGCGTGGCGTTTTCAGGAAAGAATGCAGTCCTGCTGATGCAGATGGTTTTCAACTAGACCTCGGTACTACCTTTCAACCAATTCATGGCTTCGGAGGCGCGTTTACTGACGCAGCGAGCTTCAACATAAGAACATTGAGCCCTGGGGCTCAGGAAAATTTATTAAG GACATACTTCAGCAAGGAAGGTAGTAATTACAATTTAGGACGCGTACCAATTGGCGGAACTGACTTTTCTAAAAGGCCATACACGTACGATGATCACGAAGGTGATGTGctactgaaaaatttcagtctaGAAAACGAAGACTTACTCTACAAAATTCCATTGATGAAGAAAGCTTTAGAAATTAATCCGGAAGTTAAATTTTTTGCGGCAGCATGGACTGCTCCACCCTGGATGAGAACAAATCACAATTACACAGGTTACG gatttttgaaaagaaaatactatCAGGTATACGCCAACTATCTAGTGGAATTCTTGAACAAGTACGGAGATCATGGGCTGGAAATGTGGGCTATGTCAACGGGTAACGAACCCTATATTGGTACCCAAAGCTTATCTAACTATGGAAGTATGGTTTGGTTACCAAAAAACCTCGGCAAGTGGATAGCGAACAATCTGGGACCGACTATCAGCAAATCAAAGCATAACAAAACTGTGATTCTTGCTTACGACGACTCAAGATCGCGCCTGGATCCGTTCCtcaatgatatttttaaaaacaaattagcAAGGAATTACACAGCCGGTATTGCTATCCATGCGTACGAGGACGCCACGTTTTCCGCAAGCGTATTAGGCGAAATCCGTCAAAAGTATCCCGGAAAGTTTCTCATCATGACCGAGTTTTCCGCGG GGAATCCACAAAAAGACACTGGAATCGTTGCTTCGGCATCTTGGCAACTGGCAGAAATGTACATATTGAACATAATTGAAGTATGTAAAAATACCATTGAGTATTTGTCTGTTCAACGCCCGGTACGGTATGAAATCA aatttgaaaaactgggtAACTGGTTGGGTGGACTGGAATCTCGCTCTTGA